The Bacillus alveayuensis genome contains a region encoding:
- a CDS encoding fatty-acyl-CoA synthase (product_source=KO:K00666; cath_funfam=2.30.38.10,3.30.300.30,3.40.50.980; cog=COG0318; ko=KO:K00666; pfam=PF00501,PF13193; superfamily=56801), producing the protein MYVPLILTQFLDRAVRLYGEKTAVIDDNKKITYYELNERVNQLSHGLKQLGVEKGDRVAYLAPNTLEMLEGFYGIFQLGAIMVPLNIRLKPEDYLYILNHSESKLLFVDEELYHLIEPIKGDLQTVEKIIVQNGKGSEEDLFYDEWLSQFSKEPFARAEIDEHDVCSLLYTSGTTGKPKGVMLTHRNNYLHALSVMHHLRVSDEDIYLHILPMFHVNGWGAPFYYTANGATHICLRKAKPELIFEKIKNHNVTVMHMAPTVLNTLLQYHDQHQNDVSTNVRVVIAGSAPPPAFVKRVENELGWEFIQVYGMTESSPLSLISTIRPQLKNLPIEEQHRFKAKAGFPMIGCDVKVVKENGEEVKPNGKEIGEVITRSNGVMKGYWKNEEATMSTIQNGWLHTGDMATVDEYGHIDIVDRKKDIIISGGENISSIEVEGVLYEHPAVQEAAVIAIPHEKWGETPHAFVVIKEGETVTEEELIAFSRQHLAHFKAPTSISFVDELPKTASGKIQKVQLRKHFWGERERLVN; encoded by the coding sequence ATGTACGTACCACTTATATTAACTCAATTTTTAGATCGAGCTGTTCGATTATATGGGGAAAAAACAGCCGTTATCGATGATAATAAGAAAATAACCTATTATGAATTAAATGAACGAGTGAATCAATTATCACACGGTTTAAAACAACTAGGGGTAGAAAAAGGGGACCGCGTTGCATATTTAGCACCGAATACATTAGAGATGTTAGAAGGTTTTTATGGTATATTTCAACTCGGAGCGATCATGGTCCCGCTTAATATTCGATTAAAACCAGAAGACTATTTATATATTTTAAATCATAGTGAAAGTAAATTGCTTTTTGTTGATGAGGAATTATATCATTTAATTGAACCAATTAAAGGGGATTTACAAACTGTTGAAAAAATTATTGTTCAAAATGGAAAAGGGTCAGAAGAGGATCTTTTTTACGATGAATGGCTGAGCCAATTTTCAAAAGAACCTTTTGCACGTGCTGAAATCGATGAGCATGATGTTTGCAGTTTATTGTATACAAGTGGTACGACCGGCAAGCCGAAAGGAGTTATGTTAACTCATCGCAATAACTATTTACACGCTTTATCGGTCATGCATCATTTGCGTGTTTCTGATGAAGATATATATTTGCACATTTTACCGATGTTCCACGTAAATGGTTGGGGAGCTCCATTTTATTATACAGCGAATGGAGCAACGCATATTTGTTTAAGAAAAGCGAAGCCTGAACTCATTTTTGAGAAAATCAAAAATCACAACGTTACCGTTATGCATATGGCTCCAACCGTCTTAAACACGTTGCTTCAATATCATGATCAGCATCAAAACGACGTATCGACGAACGTTCGTGTTGTCATTGCTGGATCTGCTCCACCACCGGCATTCGTGAAACGTGTGGAAAACGAGCTTGGTTGGGAATTTATCCAAGTTTACGGCATGACCGAATCATCGCCATTAAGCTTAATTTCAACGATTCGTCCGCAGTTGAAGAATTTACCAATTGAAGAACAACATCGCTTTAAAGCAAAAGCTGGGTTCCCGATGATTGGCTGTGACGTAAAAGTAGTGAAAGAAAATGGTGAAGAAGTAAAACCGAATGGAAAAGAAATAGGTGAAGTGATAACTCGCTCAAATGGTGTTATGAAAGGGTATTGGAAAAATGAAGAAGCAACGATGAGCACCATTCAAAATGGCTGGCTTCATACAGGAGACATGGCAACAGTGGATGAATATGGACATATTGATATTGTTGATCGGAAAAAGGATATCATTATTAGTGGGGGAGAAAATATTTCATCCATTGAGGTTGAAGGTGTTCTATATGAGCATCCAGCTGTCCAAGAAGCTGCCGTCATTGCCATCCCACATGAAAAATGGGGAGAAACTCCACACGCATTTGTCGTTATAAAGGAAGGGGAAACAGTAACTGAGGAAGAATTGATTGCTTTCTCGCGTCAGCATTTAGCGCATTTCAAAGCCCCAACATCGATTTCATTTGTTGATGAATTGCCAAAAACAGCTTCTGGTAAGATTCAAAAAGTTCAGCTTAGAAAACATTTTTGGGGTGAACGTGAACGCCTTGTGAACTAA
- a CDS encoding rod shape determining protein RodA (product_source=KO:K05837; cog=COG0772; ko=KO:K05837; pfam=PF01098; tigrfam=TIGR02210; transmembrane_helix_parts=Inside_1_12,TMhelix_13_35,Outside_36_47,TMhelix_48_65,Inside_66_73,TMhelix_74_96,Outside_97_110,TMhelix_111_133,Inside_134_145,TMhelix_146_165,Outside_166_169,TMhelix_170_189,Inside_190_190,TMhelix_191_213,Outside_214_284,TMhelix_285_307,Inside_308_319,TMhelix_320_342,Outside_343_356,TMhelix_357_379,Inside_380_389), with translation MSSNNKIQSRFDYQLAFILFLLFCTSCIAIYGAQMTSGQYEENFLLKQIVWYVVGCFIVAGVMFFDSEQIQRMAWYLYGFGIFLLVFLMVAPTSIAKPVNGAKAWFTLPGFSFQPAEFMKVFLIITLSTIITNHNQKYLKHTLESDLKLLFKIVVTAIVPIFLVLKQPDLGTALVMVAIVIGLIFVSGILWRIIISITIIAVIAISTIFYLVLKAPSILEKYLGVQSYQFGRIYSWLNPEGYKSGEGYQLLKSLKAIGSGQIVGKGVGQGQVYIPENHTDFIFSVIGEQFGFVGTSVVLSLFFLLIYHLIKVSIETNEEFNSYICAGVISLFVFHVFQNVGMTIGFLPITGIPLPFISYGGSSLMGSMFAIGLIFGIRWHHKVYMFSSD, from the coding sequence ATGAGTTCTAACAATAAAATTCAGTCTCGATTTGATTATCAGCTTGCATTTATTCTCTTTCTGCTATTTTGTACGAGCTGTATCGCCATTTATGGTGCCCAAATGACATCTGGACAATATGAAGAAAACTTTTTACTCAAGCAAATTGTTTGGTATGTTGTCGGTTGTTTCATTGTGGCAGGTGTCATGTTTTTTGATTCCGAACAAATCCAACGCATGGCGTGGTATTTATATGGGTTCGGCATTTTCTTACTAGTCTTTTTAATGGTTGCCCCAACATCTATTGCAAAACCGGTGAACGGGGCTAAAGCATGGTTTACACTTCCTGGTTTTTCGTTTCAACCAGCTGAGTTTATGAAAGTGTTTTTGATCATAACTTTAAGCACAATCATTACAAATCATAATCAAAAATATTTAAAACATACACTTGAATCTGATTTAAAATTGCTATTCAAAATTGTCGTCACAGCAATCGTACCTATTTTCCTCGTATTAAAACAACCGGATTTAGGAACAGCTCTCGTTATGGTTGCTATTGTGATTGGACTCATTTTCGTATCTGGAATTTTATGGAGAATTATTATTTCTATTACCATTATCGCTGTCATAGCGATTTCGACCATTTTTTATTTAGTTTTAAAAGCACCAAGTATATTAGAAAAATATTTAGGGGTTCAATCCTATCAGTTTGGTCGCATTTATTCATGGCTTAATCCGGAAGGGTATAAAAGTGGTGAAGGATACCAATTATTAAAATCTTTAAAAGCGATCGGTTCAGGACAAATTGTTGGCAAAGGAGTCGGTCAAGGTCAAGTTTATATACCCGAAAATCATACGGATTTCATCTTTAGTGTGATTGGCGAACAATTCGGTTTTGTCGGAACAAGTGTCGTACTTAGTCTGTTCTTTTTATTGATCTATCATTTAATTAAAGTGTCAATCGAGACAAATGAAGAGTTTAATAGTTATATTTGTGCAGGCGTCATAAGTTTATTTGTTTTCCACGTTTTTCAAAATGTTGGGATGACGATTGGTTTTCTCCCAATTACAGGGATCCCACTTCCTTTCATCAGTTATGGTGGAAGCTCCTTAATGGGCAGTATGTTTGCAATCGGACTTATATTCGGGATTAGGTGGCACCATAAAGTATATATGTTTTCAAGTGATTAG
- a CDS encoding RimJ/RimL family protein N-acetyltransferase (product_source=COG1670; cath_funfam=3.40.630.30; cog=COG1670; superfamily=55729), whose product MALKEFVQLKAPLHKGPNYIEIIEVEEKEIKSYFVDPKWLKANNEERHIFAIQLEKRTIGAAILTKDTISSKTGKLNYWMEYDYLINGFGTIVAAELIQYAIEELHLETITSDVLEPLWGNECEPFVSI is encoded by the coding sequence ATGGCATTAAAAGAGTTTGTTCAATTAAAAGCTCCTTTACATAAAGGACCAAACTATATAGAAATAATCGAAGTGGAAGAAAAGGAAATTAAATCGTATTTTGTTGATCCAAAATGGCTCAAAGCGAATAATGAAGAGAGACATATTTTTGCGATTCAACTAGAAAAGCGTACAATCGGGGCTGCTATCTTAACAAAAGACACCATAAGTAGCAAAACAGGAAAACTTAATTATTGGATGGAATATGATTATTTAATAAACGGTTTCGGGACAATCGTTGCAGCAGAGTTAATTCAATATGCTATCGAAGAGCTTCACCTTGAAACGATCACAAGTGACGTTTTAGAACCGCTTTGGGGAAATGAATGTGAACCATTTGTTTCCATTTAA